In the genome of Streptomyces pactum, one region contains:
- a CDS encoding C40 family peptidase, whose translation MASHRRPPSPGPRRAALRATVLSATAASAVAGLAAVPATAEPRDPAAGAAAARRTVDRLHAEAERATEAYNAAGERRARLRREADRVRERVAREQERVNRMRDGLGALAGAQYRAGGIEPGVALLLTTDPDGYLAKAAALERIGDRRAAGLRALRTALRSLRQQRAEATGTLAELAESQAAVARHKATVQRRLAAARQVLGRLSTAERAALDRSWDPGGPGPGHPPGAVGTSAASARGAAALLAARQAVGAPYAWGQAGPTAFDCSGLTQWAYGRAGVAIPRTSQAQRLAGRTVPLSQARPGDLVVYRSDASHVAMYAGGGQVIHAPYPGARVRYDPVGMMPIASVTRP comes from the coding sequence GTGGCGTCCCATCGCCGTCCCCCCTCGCCCGGCCCGCGCCGGGCGGCACTGCGGGCCACCGTACTGTCCGCCACCGCGGCCTCGGCGGTCGCCGGGCTCGCGGCCGTTCCGGCCACCGCCGAACCCCGGGACCCGGCGGCCGGCGCCGCCGCGGCCCGCCGCACCGTGGACCGGCTGCACGCCGAGGCCGAGCGGGCCACCGAGGCGTACAACGCGGCCGGTGAACGCCGTGCCCGGCTGCGCCGGGAGGCCGACCGCGTCCGGGAGCGGGTGGCCCGGGAACAGGAGCGGGTCAACCGGATGCGGGACGGGCTCGGCGCGCTGGCCGGCGCCCAGTACCGGGCCGGCGGCATCGAGCCGGGCGTCGCGCTGCTGCTCACCACGGACCCGGACGGCTACCTGGCGAAGGCGGCCGCGCTGGAGCGGATCGGCGACCGCCGGGCCGCCGGGCTGCGGGCGCTGCGGACCGCCCTTCGCAGCCTGCGCCAGCAGCGTGCCGAGGCCACCGGAACGCTCGCCGAACTCGCCGAGAGCCAGGCGGCCGTGGCCCGGCACAAGGCCACCGTGCAGCGCCGGCTGGCCGCCGCCCGGCAGGTGCTGGGACGGCTGTCCACCGCCGAGCGGGCGGCCCTCGACCGCTCCTGGGACCCCGGCGGGCCCGGCCCGGGCCACCCTCCGGGCGCGGTCGGCACCAGCGCGGCCTCCGCGCGCGGGGCGGCGGCGTTGCTCGCGGCCCGGCAGGCGGTCGGCGCCCCGTACGCCTGGGGCCAGGCCGGCCCCACCGCCTTCGACTGCTCGGGGCTGACCCAGTGGGCGTACGGGCGGGCCGGGGTGGCGATCCCGCGGACCTCGCAGGCGCAGCGGCTGGCCGGCCGTACGGTACCGCTGTCCCAGGCCCGCCCCGGCGACCTGGTGGTCTACCGCTCCGACGCCAGCCACGTGGCGATGTACGCCGG
- a CDS encoding C40 family peptidase yields MASHRRPKQPSRTRATVLTATAAAAVALSAHSASADPKPTKEEVKAQVDKLYEEAEQATEKYNGAKSRQEQLEKEVGGLQDKVARGQADLNKLRDGLGSMATAQYRSGGIDPSVQLLLSSDPDDYLDKASTLDQVSSKQAGALKKIGEQTRTLEQQRSEATTKLKDLAATRKALGEKKAEIQGKLAKAQQLLNTLTTEEREALAAKEQERADRSSERVELGKDVPQSGRAAAALAAAQTKIGSPYVWGATGPSSFDCSGLTSWAYAQAGVDLDRTSQQQVNNGTRIGRGELKPGDLVFFYSDLHHVGLYAGNGQVLHAPKPGANVRYESMDNMPFMFGVRV; encoded by the coding sequence GTGGCGTCCCACCGTCGCCCCAAACAGCCGAGCCGCACTCGGGCCACCGTCCTGACCGCGACCGCCGCCGCGGCCGTGGCCCTGTCGGCCCACTCCGCCAGCGCCGACCCCAAGCCGACCAAGGAAGAGGTCAAGGCGCAGGTAGACAAGCTCTACGAAGAGGCCGAGCAGGCGACCGAGAAGTACAACGGCGCCAAGTCCCGGCAGGAGCAGCTGGAGAAGGAGGTCGGCGGCCTCCAGGACAAGGTGGCCCGTGGGCAGGCGGACCTGAACAAGCTGCGGGACGGCCTCGGTTCGATGGCCACCGCGCAGTACCGCTCCGGCGGCATCGACCCGTCGGTGCAGCTGCTGCTCTCCTCCGACCCGGACGACTACCTGGACAAGGCGTCCACGCTCGACCAGGTCAGCAGCAAGCAGGCCGGCGCGCTGAAGAAGATCGGCGAGCAGACCCGGACCCTGGAGCAGCAGCGCTCCGAGGCCACCACCAAGCTCAAGGACCTGGCCGCCACCCGCAAGGCGCTCGGCGAGAAGAAGGCCGAGATCCAGGGCAAGCTCGCCAAGGCGCAGCAGCTGCTGAACACCCTCACCACCGAGGAGCGGGAGGCCCTCGCGGCCAAGGAGCAGGAGCGCGCCGACCGCTCCAGCGAGCGGGTCGAGCTGGGCAAGGACGTACCCCAGTCGGGGCGTGCCGCCGCCGCGCTGGCCGCCGCCCAGACCAAGATCGGCTCCCCGTACGTGTGGGGCGCCACCGGCCCCAGCTCCTTCGACTGCTCGGGCCTGACCTCCTGGGCGTACGCGCAGGCCGGGGTGGACCTGGACCGCACCTCCCAGCAGCAGGTCAACAACGGCACCCGCATCGGCCGGGGTGAACTCAAGCCGGGCGACCTGGTCTTCTTCTACAGCGACCTGCACCACGTCGGGCTGTACGCCGGCAACGGCCAGGTGCTCCACGCGCCGAAGCCGGGCGCGAACGTGCGCTACGAGTCGATGGACAACATGCCGTTCATGTTCGGCGTCCGCGTCTGA
- a CDS encoding NYN domain-containing protein: protein MERTDGPEPTGDPAATGPQGAESLDRPLPEGVRRRVVALVADAFGGLTVPELPAPLRQYARFTPSRRAKFAGNAMAAAVESDPVFRQRIATRLRESHGELAEALDGGTPPAAADPVEVAALAYVLRPADWVKLVEAAGQEAQRADAERAGEEAERELRRLREELAQARAAARAESERTRAELEAARKEGESLQRKLRGALSDVRRGEAALRKLTAELEAERAAAAAQQATAEGEARRLRARLAEAESALEASRRAAREGRSVADMRVRLLLDTVLESAQGLRRELALPPASMHPADTVEAVEPGRMTPKDIARRALSETDPALLDQLLALPQAHLVVDGYNVTKTGYPTMPLEKQRLRLLGGLAVLAAQTGAEMTCVFDGAELAAPVLLAPPRGVRVLFSKPGVTADELIRQLVRAEPPGRPVVVVSTDREVADGVAKAGARPVASALLLKRLART from the coding sequence GTGGAACGGACGGACGGCCCCGAGCCGACCGGTGACCCGGCGGCGACGGGGCCCCAGGGCGCCGAGTCGCTGGACCGTCCCCTGCCCGAAGGGGTACGGCGCCGGGTGGTGGCGCTGGTCGCCGACGCCTTCGGCGGCCTGACGGTCCCCGAGCTTCCGGCCCCGCTGCGGCAGTACGCCCGGTTCACCCCGAGCCGCCGCGCCAAGTTCGCCGGCAACGCGATGGCCGCGGCCGTGGAGAGCGACCCGGTGTTCCGGCAGCGGATCGCCACCCGGCTGCGGGAGTCCCACGGCGAGCTGGCCGAGGCCCTCGACGGCGGTACCCCGCCGGCCGCCGCCGACCCGGTCGAGGTGGCGGCGCTCGCCTACGTCCTGCGCCCGGCGGACTGGGTGAAGCTGGTCGAGGCGGCCGGCCAGGAGGCGCAGCGGGCGGACGCCGAACGGGCCGGTGAGGAGGCGGAGCGGGAACTGCGCCGGCTCCGCGAGGAACTGGCCCAGGCCCGGGCCGCCGCCCGTGCCGAGAGCGAGCGCACCCGCGCCGAGCTGGAGGCCGCCCGCAAGGAGGGCGAGAGCCTCCAGCGGAAGCTCCGCGGCGCGCTCAGCGACGTCCGGCGGGGTGAGGCGGCGCTGCGGAAACTCACCGCCGAACTGGAGGCCGAACGGGCCGCCGCGGCCGCCCAGCAGGCCACCGCGGAGGGCGAGGCGCGGCGGCTGCGGGCGCGGCTGGCCGAGGCCGAGTCGGCGCTGGAGGCGAGCCGGCGGGCGGCGCGCGAGGGGCGCAGCGTGGCCGACATGCGGGTCCGGCTGCTGCTGGACACCGTGCTGGAGTCGGCCCAGGGGCTCCGCCGCGAACTCGCCCTGCCGCCGGCCTCCATGCACCCGGCGGACACCGTGGAGGCGGTGGAGCCGGGGCGGATGACGCCGAAGGACATCGCCCGGCGGGCCCTGTCGGAGACCGACCCGGCGCTGCTGGACCAGTTGCTGGCCCTGCCCCAGGCGCACCTGGTGGTGGACGGCTACAACGTCACCAAGACCGGCTACCCCACCATGCCGCTGGAGAAGCAGCGGCTGCGGCTGCTGGGCGGGCTCGCGGTCCTGGCCGCGCAGACCGGCGCCGAGATGACCTGCGTCTTCGACGGCGCCGAACTCGCCGCCCCGGTGCTGCTCGCCCCGCCGCGCGGGGTACGGGTGCTGTTCAGCAAGCCGGGCGTCACCGCGGACGAACTCATCCGTCAGCTGGTGCGGGCCGAACCGCCGGGCCGCCCGGTGGTGGTGGTCTCCACCGACCGCGAGGTGGCGGACGGGGTGGCGAAGGCCGGGGCGCGGCCGGTGGCCTCCGCCCTGCTGCTCAAACGGCTCGCCCGCACCTGA
- a CDS encoding rhomboid family intramembrane serine protease yields MIETSGAPARPVVTYTLIGACCLVFVLGPASGLHPGYGTGDALLRARAGHFAHWGVVPDDLWHGSRSAALSPLTALFVHGNWVHLLGNLLFLQVFGGMAEQRMGRVQFALFYLATGYLALLGYAAAHAGSTESLVGASGAVSGVLGAFLWLFPRARVTSLFPFLFFLPLRFPAWLVLVFWFVLQGLAAGQAGDRPGVAHLAHLIGFVLGFLFAWARFGRPDPAGAAG; encoded by the coding sequence ATGATCGAGACGTCGGGGGCTCCCGCCCGGCCCGTCGTGACGTACACGCTCATCGGTGCCTGCTGCCTGGTCTTCGTCCTCGGCCCGGCCTCCGGGCTCCACCCCGGGTACGGCACCGGGGACGCGCTGCTGCGGGCGCGGGCCGGTCACTTCGCCCACTGGGGGGTGGTGCCGGACGACCTGTGGCACGGGTCCCGGTCGGCGGCGCTGTCCCCGCTCACCGCCCTGTTCGTGCACGGCAACTGGGTGCACCTGCTCGGCAACCTGCTGTTCCTGCAGGTCTTCGGCGGAATGGCGGAGCAGCGCATGGGGCGGGTGCAGTTCGCCCTCTTCTACCTGGCCACCGGCTACCTGGCGCTGCTGGGGTACGCGGCGGCGCACGCCGGGTCCACCGAATCCCTGGTGGGGGCCTCCGGTGCCGTCTCGGGCGTCCTCGGCGCGTTCCTGTGGCTGTTCCCCCGGGCCCGGGTCACCAGCCTCTTCCCGTTCCTGTTCTTCCTGCCGCTGCGCTTCCCCGCCTGGCTGGTGCTGGTCTTCTGGTTCGTGCTCCAGGGGCTGGCGGCGGGGCAGGCGGGCGACCGCCCCGGGGTCGCCCACCTGGCGCACCTGATCGGCTTCGTGCTGGGTTTCCTCTTCGCCTGGGCCCGCTTCGGCCGGCCGGATCCGGCCGGGGCGGCCGGATAA
- a CDS encoding Lrp/AsnC family transcriptional regulator — translation MITAIVLIKTSVDQIPEIAEKIAALDAVSEVYSVTGAHDLIAMVRVARHDDLADAIPGQINKVPGVASTETHVAFRTYSQHDLEAAFAIGLA, via the coding sequence GTGATCACCGCGATCGTGCTCATCAAGACCAGCGTCGACCAGATCCCCGAGATCGCCGAGAAGATCGCCGCCCTGGACGCGGTCAGCGAGGTGTACTCGGTGACCGGCGCCCACGACCTGATCGCGATGGTGCGGGTGGCCCGGCACGACGACCTGGCGGACGCCATCCCCGGCCAGATCAACAAGGTCCCGGGCGTGGCCTCCACCGAGACCCACGTGGCGTTCCGCACCTACTCGCAGCACGACCTGGAGGCGGCCTTCGCCATCGGCCTCGCCTGA
- a CDS encoding aminotransferase class V-fold PLP-dependent enzyme: MPASTVAADPSLCAPLPVLGRDVVVPLVTGGEVSYAALDYAASAPALQRVWDDVAAYAPYYGSVHRGAGYLSQLSTDLFENSRAEVAAFLGCRPDDEVVFTRSTTDSLNLLAAVLPAHTQVFVFETEHHASLLPWERRADVSVHYLAAPRSPAEAVENLTRALAARGPADGPALVCVTGASNVTGELWPVAELTAAAHAHGARIVLDAAQLVPHRPVDVAGWDVDWVAFSGHKLYAPFGAGVLAGRADWLDGAEPYLAGGGASRTVARRADGGVEVEWHAGAARHEAGSPNVIGAYAIAAACRALTEYGFDTLVAREERLIERVRRGLAEVGQVRVLSLFGGGAPAVGVLSFVVEGWNSSHFAAALSAEYGIGVRDGLFCAHPLVRTLLGGAPQEPGECGAPDAGPGSLNAIRVSFGAGTPDEHVERFLGAVRELVRDGAKWRYRTEGGRCVPDRG; the protein is encoded by the coding sequence ATGCCCGCATCCACCGTCGCCGCCGACCCGTCGCTGTGTGCCCCGCTGCCCGTACTGGGCCGGGACGTCGTGGTGCCGCTCGTCACCGGGGGAGAGGTCAGCTACGCCGCCCTCGACTACGCCGCCAGCGCCCCCGCCCTCCAGCGGGTCTGGGACGACGTGGCCGCCTACGCCCCGTACTACGGCAGCGTCCACCGCGGCGCCGGCTACCTCTCCCAGCTGTCCACCGACCTGTTCGAGAACAGCCGCGCCGAGGTGGCCGCGTTCCTCGGCTGCCGGCCGGACGACGAGGTGGTCTTCACCCGGTCCACCACCGACTCCCTCAACCTGCTCGCCGCCGTCCTTCCGGCGCACACCCAGGTCTTCGTCTTCGAGACCGAGCACCACGCCTCGCTGCTGCCCTGGGAGCGGCGCGCCGACGTGTCCGTCCACTACCTCGCCGCGCCCCGGTCGCCCGCCGAGGCGGTGGAGAACCTGACGCGGGCACTCGCCGCGCGCGGCCCCGCCGACGGTCCCGCCCTGGTCTGCGTGACCGGTGCCTCCAACGTCACCGGTGAGCTGTGGCCGGTGGCGGAGCTGACCGCCGCCGCGCACGCGCACGGCGCCCGCATCGTCCTGGACGCCGCCCAGCTGGTGCCGCACCGCCCGGTGGACGTGGCCGGGTGGGACGTGGACTGGGTGGCGTTCTCCGGGCACAAGCTGTACGCGCCGTTCGGCGCCGGGGTGCTGGCCGGCCGCGCCGACTGGCTGGACGGCGCCGAGCCGTACCTGGCGGGCGGCGGGGCCAGCCGTACGGTGGCCCGCCGGGCGGACGGCGGGGTGGAGGTGGAGTGGCACGCCGGCGCGGCCCGGCACGAGGCCGGCTCGCCGAACGTCATCGGGGCCTACGCCATCGCCGCCGCCTGCCGGGCGCTGACCGAGTACGGCTTCGACACGCTGGTGGCCCGTGAGGAACGGCTCATCGAGCGGGTCCGGCGCGGACTGGCCGAGGTCGGGCAGGTCCGGGTGCTGTCGCTGTTCGGCGGCGGCGCCCCCGCGGTGGGGGTGCTCTCCTTCGTGGTGGAGGGGTGGAACAGCTCGCACTTCGCCGCGGCGCTCTCCGCCGAGTACGGCATCGGGGTGCGGGACGGGCTGTTCTGCGCCCACCCGCTGGTGCGCACCCTGCTCGGCGGCGCCCCCCAGGAGCCGGGGGAGTGCGGCGCGCCCGACGCCGGGCCGGGCTCCCTCAACGCGATCCGGGTCAGCTTCGGCGCCGGCACCCCCGACGAGCACGTGGAGCGGTTCCTCGGCGCGGTGCGCGAGCTGGTGCGGGACGGCGCCAAGTGGCGCTACCGGACCGAGGGCGGGCGCTGCGTCCCGGACCGCGGCTGA
- the trpD gene encoding anthranilate phosphoribosyltransferase has product MTNTVTPVGTPSSGVSHDWRGVLGTLMAGEDLSADAAAWAMDRIMRGEATDAQIAGFAVALRAKGESVGEVSGMVRAMYAHANLIEVPGPAVDIVGTGGDQARTVNISTMSALVVAGAGVKVVKHGNRASSSASGSSDVLEKLGVNLELTPARVVEVAEQAGITFCFAVKFHPALRHVAAARRELGIPTTFNFLGPLTNPARVTAQATGVADARMAPILAGVLAERGSSALVFRGDDGLDELTVTATSQVWVVRDGEVRPERFDPRDVGIDLVPVEALRGADASYNADVARRLLAGETGPVRDAVLLNSAAALVSLDPGPGPLAPQLAAGMERAAESIDSGAAREALERWVRLSNA; this is encoded by the coding sequence ATGACGAACACGGTTACCCCCGTCGGCACACCCTCCAGCGGCGTCTCGCACGACTGGCGCGGCGTCCTGGGCACCCTGATGGCGGGCGAGGACCTGTCCGCCGACGCCGCCGCCTGGGCGATGGACCGGATCATGCGGGGGGAGGCCACCGACGCGCAGATCGCCGGCTTCGCGGTGGCGCTGCGGGCCAAGGGCGAGAGCGTCGGCGAGGTCTCCGGCATGGTCCGGGCGATGTACGCGCACGCCAACCTGATCGAGGTGCCCGGCCCGGCCGTGGACATCGTCGGCACCGGCGGCGACCAGGCCCGTACCGTCAACATCTCCACCATGTCGGCGCTGGTGGTGGCCGGCGCCGGGGTGAAGGTGGTCAAGCACGGCAACCGCGCCTCCTCCTCCGCCAGCGGCTCCTCCGACGTGCTGGAGAAGCTCGGCGTGAACCTGGAGCTGACCCCGGCGCGGGTGGTAGAGGTGGCGGAGCAGGCCGGCATCACCTTCTGCTTCGCGGTCAAGTTCCACCCGGCGCTGCGGCACGTCGCCGCGGCCCGCCGCGAACTGGGCATCCCCACCACCTTCAACTTCCTCGGCCCGCTGACCAACCCCGCCCGGGTCACCGCCCAGGCCACCGGCGTGGCGGACGCCCGGATGGCGCCGATCCTCGCCGGGGTGCTCGCCGAACGCGGTTCCTCCGCGCTGGTGTTCCGGGGCGACGACGGCCTGGACGAGCTGACCGTGACCGCCACCTCCCAGGTGTGGGTGGTACGGGACGGCGAGGTACGCCCGGAGCGGTTCGACCCGCGGGACGTCGGCATCGACCTCGTGCCGGTGGAGGCGCTGCGCGGCGCCGACGCCTCGTACAACGCCGACGTGGCGCGCCGGCTGCTCGCCGGCGAGACCGGGCCGGTCCGGGACGCGGTGCTGCTCAACTCGGCGGCCGCGCTGGTCTCCCTGGACCCCGGCCCCGGCCCGCTCGCCCCGCAGCTCGCGGCCGGCATGGAGCGGGCCGCGGAGTCGATCGACTCCGGCGCGGCCCGGGAGGCGCTGGAGCGCTGGGTGCGGCTGAGCAACGCCTGA
- a CDS encoding cytochrome P450 — MLSLAPGTWLVSRYADCEPLLRDRRMGKNLGSSRMAAEATGAAAAEDPSFLGVGLEGWDAKLFELLDPPGHTRLRSLVAGSFTPAVIATLRDAAARFTAELLDAAPDRFEIMEGLAAPLAARVIGDLLGIPREDRSRFQSSVARIARILEPGAAPPPEQAARCREALAECTTYFVHLLEMRTGHGDDLISRLARSRELDDEFTRHQLAAICVLLVVPGLDTFAGIVGNTVELCARRPGLLPALAAAPDSADALVDEVVRLASPTQASWRVALEPVELHGVTIEAGDVVLLLLGSANRDERVFEDPDSVRLDRPARRHLAFGRGIHYCVGDVLSRMMLTEVLLAMAGRFTGVALAGDPVPKPSLWSHAFARLPVALTRRTG; from the coding sequence GTGCTTTCCCTCGCGCCGGGCACCTGGCTGGTGAGCCGTTACGCCGACTGCGAGCCGCTGCTGCGGGACCGGCGCATGGGGAAGAACCTGGGCAGCTCCCGCATGGCGGCCGAGGCCACCGGAGCGGCCGCGGCCGAGGACCCGTCGTTCCTCGGGGTGGGGCTGGAGGGCTGGGACGCCAAGCTCTTCGAGCTGCTGGACCCGCCCGGTCACACCCGGCTCCGCTCGCTGGTCGCGGGGTCGTTCACGCCCGCCGTGATCGCCACCCTGCGGGACGCCGCGGCGCGGTTCACCGCCGAGCTGCTGGACGCGGCACCGGACCGCTTCGAGATCATGGAAGGGCTCGCCGCCCCGCTCGCGGCACGGGTCATCGGCGACCTCCTCGGTATTCCGCGGGAGGACCGAAGCCGTTTTCAGTCGTCGGTCGCGCGTATCGCCCGCATTCTGGAGCCGGGCGCCGCACCCCCGCCCGAGCAGGCGGCCCGGTGCCGGGAAGCACTGGCCGAATGCACGACGTATTTCGTTCATCTGCTGGAAATGCGGACCGGCCACGGGGACGACCTGATTTCCCGGCTCGCCCGCTCCCGGGAACTGGACGACGAGTTCACCCGCCACCAGCTCGCCGCGATCTGCGTGCTCCTCGTGGTGCCGGGGCTGGACACCTTCGCCGGCATCGTGGGGAACACCGTCGAGCTGTGCGCCCGCCGGCCCGGGCTGCTGCCGGCCCTCGCCGCGGCCCCGGACAGCGCCGACGCCCTGGTGGACGAGGTGGTGCGGCTGGCGTCGCCGACGCAGGCGTCCTGGCGGGTCGCGCTGGAGCCCGTCGAACTCCACGGCGTGACCATCGAGGCCGGCGACGTGGTGCTGCTGCTGCTCGGCTCCGCCAACCGGGACGAACGGGTCTTCGAGGACCCCGACAGCGTCCGTCTCGACCGCCCGGCGCGCAGACACCTCGCCTTCGGCCGGGGCATCCACTACTGCGTGGGCGACGTGCTCTCCCGGATGATGCTCACCGAGGTGCTGCTGGCGATGGCCGGGCGTTTCACGGGCGTCGCCCTGGCGGGCGACCCGGTGCCCAAGCCGAGCCTGTGGTCGCACGCCTTCGCCCGGCTGCCGGTCGCCCTCACCCGCCGGACGGGCTGA
- the qcrB gene encoding cytochrome bc1 complex cytochrome b subunit yields MSNQDNTRRRGKAPAGERFADYMDGRLGIYGAAKKNLRKVFPDHWSFMLGEVCLYSFVIIILTGVYLTLFFHPSMNEVVYHGPYVPMQGVRMSEAFKSTLDISFEVRGGLLMRQIHHWAALIFVGGMLVHMMRVFFTGAFRKPREINWLFGFLLLVLGIFTGFTGYSLPDDLLSGTGIRFMQGVLLSIPLVGTYLSMFLFGGEFPGTDIIPRFYSIHILLLPGIMLGLVVAHLILVFYHKHTQFAGPGRTEKNVVGMPLMPVYMAKAGGFFFLVFGVIAFIAAVATINPVWAIGPYRPDQVSTGAQPDWYLGFAEGLVRVMPGWEINLWGHTLVLGVFIPIVIFPIVLLAIGVYPFIESWITGDKREHHILDRPRNAPTRTAFGVAWITAYLVMLVGGGNDLWATHFHMSINAITWFVRIAFFVGPVIAFIVTRRICLGLQRRDRDKVLHGRETGIIKRLPHGEFIEVHEPLPQDQMHTLTAHEQHKPLELAPEVDENGVRRKVKRSEKLRARLSKGMYGEDAQIPKATAEEYHEITSGHGHH; encoded by the coding sequence ATGAGCAACCAGGACAACACGCGACGCAGGGGCAAGGCCCCGGCCGGCGAGCGCTTCGCCGACTACATGGACGGCCGGCTGGGCATCTACGGCGCTGCCAAGAAGAACCTCCGCAAGGTCTTCCCGGACCACTGGTCGTTCATGCTCGGCGAGGTCTGCCTCTACAGCTTCGTGATCATCATCCTCACGGGTGTGTATCTGACGCTGTTCTTCCACCCCAGCATGAACGAGGTCGTCTACCACGGCCCGTACGTCCCCATGCAGGGCGTGCGGATGTCGGAGGCGTTCAAGTCCACGCTGGACATCAGCTTCGAGGTCCGCGGTGGTCTGCTGATGCGGCAGATCCACCACTGGGCGGCGCTGATCTTCGTGGGCGGCATGCTCGTCCACATGATGCGCGTCTTCTTCACCGGCGCCTTCCGCAAGCCGCGTGAGATCAACTGGCTCTTCGGCTTCCTGCTGCTGGTGCTGGGCATCTTCACCGGCTTCACCGGCTACTCGCTCCCGGACGACCTGCTCTCCGGTACCGGTATCCGCTTCATGCAGGGTGTGCTGCTGTCCATCCCGCTGGTGGGCACGTACCTGTCGATGTTCCTGTTCGGCGGCGAGTTCCCGGGCACGGACATCATCCCCAGGTTCTACTCCATCCACATCCTGCTGCTGCCGGGCATCATGCTCGGCCTGGTGGTGGCGCACCTGATCCTGGTCTTCTACCACAAGCACACCCAGTTCGCCGGGCCCGGCCGGACCGAGAAGAACGTCGTCGGTATGCCGCTGATGCCGGTGTACATGGCGAAGGCGGGCGGCTTCTTCTTCCTGGTCTTCGGTGTCATCGCGTTCATCGCGGCGGTGGCGACGATCAACCCGGTGTGGGCCATCGGCCCGTACCGGCCGGACCAGGTGTCCACCGGCGCCCAGCCGGACTGGTATCTCGGCTTCGCCGAGGGTCTGGTCCGTGTGATGCCGGGCTGGGAGATCAACCTGTGGGGTCACACGCTGGTCCTCGGCGTGTTCATCCCGATCGTGATCTTCCCGATCGTGCTGCTGGCCATCGGTGTCTACCCGTTCATCGAGTCCTGGATCACCGGCGACAAGCGCGAGCACCACATCCTGGACCGCCCGCGCAACGCGCCGACCCGGACCGCCTTCGGTGTCGCCTGGATCACCGCGTACCTGGTGATGCTGGTCGGTGGTGGAAACGACCTGTGGGCCACGCACTTCCACATGTCGATCAACGCCATCACCTGGTTCGTCCGGATCGCGTTCTTCGTCGGCCCGGTGATCGCCTTCATCGTCACCCGGCGGATCTGCCTCGGCCTCCAGCGCCGCGACCGCGACAAGGTGCTGCACGGTCGCGAGACCGGCATCATCAAGCGGCTGCCGCACGGTGAGTTCATCGAGGTGCACGAGCCGCTGCCGCAGGACCAGATGCACACGCTCACCGCGCACGAGCAGCACAAGCCGCTCGAACTGGCCCCCGAGGTCGACGAGAACGGCGTGCGCCGCAAGGTGAAGCGCTCCGAGAAGCTCCGTGCCCGCCTCTCCAAGGGCATGTACGGCGAGGACGCGCAGATCCCCAAGGCGACCGCGGAGGAGTACCACGAGATCACCAGCGGCCACGGCCACCACTGA
- the qcrA gene encoding cytochrome bc1 complex Rieske iron-sulfur subunit, translating to MSTQDIPEEENLPAAQDKHAGEVAVPDDPFADPGLPPHEPRIQDIDEKAARRSERAVAFMFTLSMLATVGFIASFVAFPVDKIVYIFPLGHVSALNFALGTTLAVALFCIGAGAVHWARTLMSDHEIVHERHPIEATPEVREQVFQDFRDGAADSGFGRRKLARNTLFGALALFPLSAVVLLRDLGPLPEDKLRRSKWAKGKRLMNQNTMQPLRPEDISVGSLTFAMPEGMSEHDHDFQTQIAKAALMIVRIQPDNIKDKRELDWSHEGIVAFSKICTHVGCPISLYEQQTHHVLCPCHQSTFDLADGGRVIFGPAGHALPQLRITVNDEGYLEAMGDFAEPVGPAFWERG from the coding sequence ATGAGTACCCAAGACATTCCAGAAGAAGAGAACCTGCCCGCAGCGCAGGACAAGCACGCGGGTGAGGTGGCGGTCCCCGACGACCCGTTCGCCGACCCCGGGCTGCCGCCGCACGAGCCGCGCATCCAGGACATCGACGAGAAGGCCGCCCGGCGCTCCGAGCGCGCTGTCGCGTTCATGTTCACCCTGTCGATGCTCGCCACGGTCGGCTTCATCGCCTCCTTCGTGGCGTTCCCGGTGGACAAGATCGTCTACATCTTCCCGCTGGGGCACGTCAGCGCGCTGAACTTCGCCCTGGGGACCACCCTGGCGGTGGCGTTGTTCTGCATCGGCGCGGGCGCGGTCCACTGGGCCCGCACCCTGATGTCGGACCACGAGATCGTCCACGAGCGGCACCCGATCGAGGCCACCCCCGAGGTCCGCGAGCAGGTGTTCCAGGACTTCCGGGACGGCGCCGCGGACTCCGGCTTCGGCCGCCGCAAGCTGGCCCGCAACACCCTCTTCGGCGCGCTGGCCCTGTTCCCGCTCTCCGCCGTGGTGCTCCTGCGTGACCTCGGTCCGCTGCCGGAGGACAAGCTCCGCCGCAGCAAGTGGGCCAAGGGCAAGCGGCTGATGAACCAGAACACCATGCAGCCGTTGCGGCCGGAGGACATCTCCGTCGGTTCGCTCACCTTCGCCATGCCCGAGGGCATGTCGGAGCACGACCACGACTTCCAGACGCAGATCGCCAAGGCCGCCCTGATGATCGTCCGCATCCAGCCGGACAACATCAAGGACAAGCGCGAGCTGGACTGGTCGCACGAGGGCATCGTCGCGTTCTCCAAGATCTGCACCCACGTCGGCTGCCCGATCAGCCTGTACGAGCAGCAGACGCACCACGTCCTGTGCCCGTGCCACCAGTCGACGTTCGACCTCGCCGACGGCGGCCGAGTCATCTTCGGTCCGGCCGGTCACGCGCTGCCGCAGCTGCGGATCACCGTGAACGACGAGGGTTACCTCGAGGCCATGGGCGACTTCGCCGAGCCCGTCGGCCCCGCCTTTTGGGAGCGCGGATGA